The following coding sequences lie in one Eschrichtius robustus isolate mEscRob2 chromosome 10, mEscRob2.pri, whole genome shotgun sequence genomic window:
- the LOC137769850 gene encoding interferon omega-1-like yields the protein MAFVLSLLTALVVFSYGPGRSLGCDLSQNHVQISRKNFMLLGQMRRISPSFCLKDRKDFGFPQDMVDGSQLPKAQATSVLHEMLQQIFRLFHTERSSAAWDTSLLDKLRTGLHQQLEDLDACLVQAMGEEESALGVTGPTLAVKRYFQGIHLYLKEKKYSDCAWEIVRVEIMRSLSSSTTLQERLRIMNGDLGSP from the coding sequence ATGGCCTTCGTGCTCTCTCTACTGACCGCCCTGGTGGTGTTCAGCTACGGCCCTGGTAGATCTCTGGGCTGCGACCTGTCTCAGAACCACGTGCAGATTAGCAGGAAGAACTTCATGCTTCTGGGCCAGATGAGGAGAATCTCCCCTAGCTTCTGTCTGAAGGATAGAAAAGACTTCGGTTTCCCCCAGGACATGGTGGATGGCAGCCAGCTCCCGAAGGCCCAGGCCACCTCTGTCCTCCACGAGATGCTCCAGCAGATCTTCCGCCTCTTCCACACAGAGCGCTCCTCTGCCGCCTGGGACACCTCCCTCCTGGACAAACTCCGCACTGGACTGCATCAGCAGCTGGAGGACCTGGACGCCTGCTTGGTGCAGGCGATGGGAGAGGAAGAATCTGCCCTGGGAGTGACGGGCCCTACACTGGCCGTGAAGAGGTACTTCCAGGGAATCCATCTCTacctgaaagagaagaaatacagtGACTGTGCCTGGGAAATTGTCAGAGTGGAAATCATGAGATCCTTGTCTTCATCAACCACCTTGCAAGAAAGGTTAAGAATTATGAATGGAGACCTGGGATCACCTTGA